TCCCGACCCAGTTGATGAGCGGGATCGTCACGATGAGGTAGTAGACCGCGGCCACCACGAACGGCGTGAGGTTACCGGTGTCGGTGGCGATGCTGTTGCTGTACAGCATCAGCTCGAAGATCCCGACCGCCGACAGCAGCGCGGTGTCCTTGAACAGCAGGATGAACTCCGAGGTCATCGTCGGCAGGACGCGCTTCACGGTCTGCGGCACGACCACATGCCGCATCGCCTGCCAGTACGTCATGCCGAGCGACGATGCGGCCTCGAACTGCCCGCGATGGATCGACTGGATGCCGGCGCGGAAGATCTCGGCGAGGTACGCCGAGCTGTTGAGCGCAAGCACGATGACGCCGGTGAGGAACAGCGGCGCCCGGATGCCTGCGATCGGCAGACCGACGAACGCGATGTAGATCTGCAGGAACAGCGGCGTGCCCCGGATGACGTTGATGTACAGGCCGGCGATCCAGCGCACGGGCGGGATCTTCGCCATGCGCGCGAACGCGAGTGCGAGGCCGCCGGCGATCGCGAGCGGGAACGCGAGGCCGACGAGCGCGATCGAGGTGAGCCAGCCGGTGAACAGGAGCGGGATCGCGAGTGCGACGATCTGCGGCTTCGTGAACAGCTTGAGCGCGTCGACGGAGTTCCAGGCGCGCACCCAGTCCTGGGTGTCGAGCCAGCGGCTGACGATCTGCGCGGTGGTGACCGTCTCGGTCTTGAACCCGAGCGGCGGGACCGTGCCCGGCATGCCGGCGGCGCGGTACGCGACCTGCAGCGCGTGGGTGCCGCCCTGTGACGGCAGCTTCACCTCGTGGACCTGGACGCGCAGGGTGGCTCCGGCGGCGACCGGCGGGTCGAACGCGAGTCGCACCATCTGCCCGTCGATGGTGTGCGTCATCGTCACCGGGACGCGGTTGAGCCCCTCGAGCATCACCGCGTCCGCCTTCGCGGCGCCTAGGTCGAACCCGCCCGGGAACGTCAGGTCGATCTCGTCGACCTCGGCGACGGTCCCTGCGATGAAGGTGAAGCGCGACTGGGCGCCGCCGCTGGTCTCCGAGAGTGTGACCTGGGTGCGCGAGAACGCCGAGCCGGCAGGAAGCGTCGCGGCGGCGGCGGGCGCGGCAAGCGCGCATGCGAGCGCGAGCGACAGCGCGACAGCCGCGGCGCGTGCCCCCCTCGCGATCCCCTGCCGTGTCACCGCGTGCGCCATGCGCTCCCTGTCTTGAGCAACGGGGGCCCCCATCCGCAGGACAGGGGCCCCAGCCCGTTCATTCGATCGTGCGGACCGCGCCTACGGCGTCGTCGAGAACCACTTGTCGTAGATCGTCTGGTACTCGCCGGACGCCATGAGGTCGGCCAGCGCCTTGTTGATGGCGGCCTGCAGCTCGGCGTTCTCGATCGCAACGGCGAAGCCGTACTGCTCGCCGGTCGGGATCTCCTCGACGACGGCGAACGCGCCGCCCTTCTCCTTGACGATCTGCGCCGTG
This genomic window from Actinomycetota bacterium contains:
- a CDS encoding ABC transporter permease subunit (The N-terminal region of this protein, as described by TIGR01726, is a three transmembrane segment that identifies a subfamily of ABC transporter permease subunits, which specificities that include histidine, arginine, glutamine, glutamate, L-cystine (sic), the opines (in Agrobacterium) octopine and nopaline, etc.); its protein translation is MGAPVAQDRERMAHAVTRQGIARGARAAAVALSLALACALAAPAAAATLPAGSAFSRTQVTLSETSGGAQSRFTFIAGTVAEVDEIDLTFPGGFDLGAAKADAVMLEGLNRVPVTMTHTIDGQMVRLAFDPPVAAGATLRVQVHEVKLPSQGGTHALQVAYRAAGMPGTVPPLGFKTETVTTAQIVSRWLDTQDWVRAWNSVDALKLFTKPQIVALAIPLLFTGWLTSIALVGLAFPLAIAGGLALAFARMAKIPPVRWIAGLYINVIRGTPLFLQIYIAFVGLPIAGIRAPLFLTGVIVLALNSSAYLAEIFRAGIQSIHRGQFEAASSLGMTYWQAMRHVVVPQTVKRVLPTMTSEFILLFKDTALLSAVGIFELMLYSNSIATDTGNLTPFVVAAVYYLIVTIPLINWVGKLEAKLAQAEGGAAPPSVKKRAGLFWRPASAGPVAEFEASAEVHESR